One Takifugu rubripes chromosome 19, fTakRub1.2, whole genome shotgun sequence genomic window carries:
- the LOC101079335 gene encoding zinc finger protein ZXDC isoform X2 — protein MEIQGLCAPQNLQSQHGGPRKSVPSLLRSTAAALSEIISTGTEDDGVQSDRNNNSRPRTSPFHLLVEHGSGATCSPLIRPQPVDRARFLSPCLDNMALNTKKEPEPRELLGSSGSVTIPWKNEESAIQMALSLFEGDDELVGQPNLAAVLREQCVDAAQGHYCLNGHGVATGVAGDSITSAVTKERLDVFNADGSQIRAKRRAEASVGSRGGRDETEPTRAAHEGSTEAGNCQSIFCYSLENQKPERQPRPKAEPGMVLWHDCASAANASRAGSQNTVEHVVVANNYSDKIRGHSSTQNSEGKVAGDLDQGVGLVTAMDSSDFFSTVSPGVPTSETFSGIITINNQNIIVTLENGVLTLAAPQEGCVHKEEDVLTIKEHLGMKHHEDIVLNYESRTKSIGKIGTLAVTTSGPQDEPRPGFSDSGSELVLVDGCSVSELGPSLDSGPIVKQEAAVLCAVTEGALVTPPTKVPITDCTTGDFPSIPLIRSKKETPATFSCQKPGCSCVFDTRQKLKVHLLNHAEDPRPYQCTVEGCGWAFATSYKLKRHLQSHDKQRPHTCQFEGCGRRFTTIYNLKAHIKVHEQDNTFVCEICSERFRSATRLANHQRVHFEPQRPHKCEFPGCEKSFITFSALFSHNRTHFRESGHYTCSYPGCGKIYDKGCRLKIHMRSHTGERPFICDYDGCGWSFTSMSKLLRHKRKHDDDRRFICTEEGCGKSFTRAEHLKGHSITHLGTKPFLCHADGCNARFSARSSLYIHSKKHRQDGSTLKTLCPMANCSKNFSSRSSLKSHIMKQHHVSPDALSQMETIPTLTPSSELISSSPATVVGASVATGDQLTNLDLNSLFSSVPGGSIPNSSVEVGIPPSGSTSNGTFTMDLSLVNSGILTIDSSSVSTALSSNSNATLSKAKDPLILASRGDMGPHHSLDRSVGDVLPQQHTINLDEVQTVTPEALGNLTALAMQDSGVSVDPSVQQPLSSTGGLHVEPTNSLVVAPVAELLTSSSKVIDVGGHGETGPLLGCVEVLGPGGKVLPQFVFPSHSNSFSPQKDQDLNVVPPSSFLESGGSARTDYRAIQLAKKKKQRGSSASSSGSSGSSQRKCKAARAPAVLSAIRYSEGSAAANGGLTLRDPITGAQYVQIQLLQDDSAGDGDLAFQLSSQPSSSHSQLTADLPVNILQEPAATAEDDGSDNSQFTGSTINLQDLE, from the exons ATGGAAATCCAGGGGCTTTGTGCTCCTCAAAACCTCCAGTCTCAACATGGCGGCCCCCGCAAATCCGTTCCTTCTCTGCTTCGATCCACGGCGGCTGCGTTATCTGAGATTATTTCTACAGGAACCGAAGACGACGGAGTACAGAGTGACcggaacaacaacagcaggcCGAGGACGTCGCCGTTTCACCTCCTGGTGGAACATGGCAGCGGGGCGACTTGTTCGCCTCTCATCAGACCACAGCCGGTCGATAGAGCCAGGTTCCTTTCCCCCTGCCTTGATAACATGGCGttaaacacaaagaaagaaccCGAGCCAAGAGAGTTGCTTGGTTCATCCGGCTCCGTCACAATTCCGTGGAAAAACGAGGAGTCGGCGATTCAAATGGCGCTGTCGCTGTTTGAGGGGGACGATGAGCTGGTGGGACAGCCGAACTTAGCCGCGGTGTTACGGGAGCAGTGTGTGGACGCCGCCCAGGGGCACTACTGTCTGAACGGCCACGGTGTTGCCACCGGGGTGGCAGGAGACTCCATTACAAGCGCAGTAACCAAGGAGCGGTTGGACGTTTTTAACGCTGACGGCAGCCAAATCCGAGCTAAACGCCGAGCAGAGGCTTCGGTGGGCAGCCGCGGCGGACGAGACGAGACGGAGCCAACGAGAGCGGCACATGAAGGCTCCACGGAAGCCGGAAACTGCCAGTCGATCTTTTGTTATTCTCTAGAGAACCAGAAGCCAGAGAGACAGCCCCGACCAAAGGCAGAACCCGGAATGGTTCTTTGGCACGACTGCGCTAGTGCGGCTAACGCTAGCCGGGCTGGGAGCCAGAACACTGTTGAACACGTCGTTGTTGCTAACAATTATAGCGACAAGATTCGCGGGCACAGTTCAACTCAGAACAGTGAGGGTAAGGTGGCCGGGGACCTGGACCAGGGCGTTGGCTTGGTTACAGCCATGGACAGCTCAGACTTCTTCTCAACAGTGTCTCCAGGTGTTCCAACCTCGGAAACCTTTTCTGGGATCATCACCATAAACAATCAGAACATCATAGTGACCCTAGAAAATGGTGTCCTGACCCTCGCTGCCCCCCAAGAAGGATGTGTCCATAAAGAGGAGGATGTGTTGACGATCAAAGAACACCTTGGCATGAAACACCATGAAGATATTGTTCTTAACTATGAAAGCAGGACTAAGTCCATCGGGAAAATTGGTACCCTGGCGGTGACCACTTCGGGCCCACAAGATGAGCCTCGACCTGGATTCTCAGACAGTGGCTCTGAGCTGGTTCTGGTGGACGGTTGCTCTGTGTCTGAGCTCGGTCCCTCTCTCGACTCTGGTCCCATTGTCAAGCAAGAGGCAGCGGTCCTTTGTGCTGTGACGGAAGGAGCTCTGGTCACTCCACCCACCAAAGTCCCTATTACAGACTGCACCACTGGGGATTTCCCATCCATACCACTGATCAGGTCCAAGAAAGAGACTCCTGCCACCTTTAGTTGCCAAAAACCAGGTTGTTCTTGTGTATTTGACACCCGTCAGAAACTAAAGGTTCACCTCCTGAACCATGCAGAGGATCCACGGCCTTACCAGTGCACTGTGGAGGGCTGTGGCTGGGCCTTCGCCACCTCTTACAAACTGAAGCGCCACCTCCAATCCCATGACAAGCAGCGACCGCACACCTGCCAGTTTGAAGGATGTGGCCGTCGCTTCACCACCATTTACAATTTAAAGGCTCACATCAAAGTCCACGAGCAGGACAACACCTTTGTCTGCGAGATCTGCAGCGAGAGGTTTCGCAGTGCCACTCGACTCGCCAATCACCAAAGAGTTCACTTTGAGCCTCAGAGACCCCACAAGTGTGAATTTCCAG GGTGTGAAAAATCCTTCATCACCTTTAGTGCCCTGTTCTCCCACAATCGTACCCACTTCAGGGAAAGTGGCCACTACACGTGCTCATACCCGGGCTGTGGGAAGATTTACGATAAGGGCTGTCGTCTGAAGATCCACATGAGGAGTCACACAG GAGAACGTCCGTTTATCTGCGACTATGACGGATGTGGCTGGTCCTTCACTAGTATGTCCAAACTGCTCCGACATAAACG aaAACACGATGACGATCGGCGTTTCATTTGCACAGAAGAGGGATGTGGCAAGTCCTTCACCCGGGCGGAGCACCTTAAGGGTCACAGCATCACCCACCTGGGGACAAAACCCTTCCTGTGTCACGCTGATG GCTGTAATGCAAGGTTTTCAGCTCGCAGCAGCCTTTACATTCACTCAAAGAAACACAGACAGGATGGCAGCACGCTGAAAACCCTATGTCCGATGGCCAACTGTTCCAAAAACTTCTCTTCCCGCAGCAGTCTGAAGAGCCACATCATGAAGCAGCACCATGTCAGTCCAG atGCTCTCAGCCAGATGGAGACCATTCCCACCTTAACTCCCAGCAGTGAGCTTATAAGTTCCTCCCCAGCAACGGTTGTTGGGGCCAGCGTTGCCACAGGTGACCAGTTGACAAACTTGGATCTGAACTCCCTTTTTTCATCAGTACCTGGAGGCTCCATCCCCAACAGCAGCGTTGAAGTGGGCATTCCTCCTAGTGGGAGCACATCTAATGGTACCTTCACCATGGACTTGTCCCTGGTCAACTCTGGCATTCTCACCATAGACTCTTCTTCTGTCAGCACCGCGCTCAGTTCCAACAGCAACGCCACACTGTCCAAAGCTAAAGATCCTCTCATCTTAGCCTCCAGAGGTGACATGGGCCCCCACCACAGTCTGGACAGAAGTGTGGGTGATGTCCTGCCCCAACAGCACACTATCAATTTGGATGAGGTGCAGACAGTCACCCCTGAGGCCCTGGGAAACCTCACAGCACTGGCGATGCAGGACTCGGGGGTGTCCGTAGACCCCAGTGTCCAGCAACCGCTGAGTTCCACGGGGGGTCTTCATGTGGAGCCCACCAACTCTCTAGTGGTGGCACCTGTAGCTGAGCTGCTAACCTCTTCCTCAAAGGTAATAGATGTGGGGGGCCATGGGGAGactggccccctgctgggctgtGTGGAGGTGCTGGGGCCTGGAGGAAAGGTTCTGCCACAGTTTGTGTTCCCCTCTCACAGCAACAGCTTCAGCCCCCAGAAAGACCAGGATCTCAATGTCGTGCCACCCAGCAGCTTCCTG GAGAGTGGTGGATCTGCCCGGACTGACTACAGAGCCATCCAACTGgccaagaagaaaaagcagagaGGCTCATCAGCATCCTCCTCTG GTAGTTCAGGGTCCAGTCAAAGGAAGTGTAAAGCAGCAAGGGCGCCTGCGGTGCTCTCGGCCATCCGTTACAGTGAAGGATCTGCGGCAGCAAATGGCGGCCTGACTCTGCGTGACCCCATCACTGGGGCCCAGTATGTCCAGATCCAGTTGCTGCAG GACGATTCGGCTGGTGATGGAGACCTGGCGTTCCAGCTGAGCTCTCAGCCATCCAGCTCCCACTCTCAGCTGACAGCAGACCTGCCTGTCAACATTTTGCAG GAGCCTGCGGCGACGGCAGAAGATGATGGCTCTGATAATTCACAGTTTACAGGAAGCACAATCAATCTTCAGGACCTTGAGTGA
- the LOC101079335 gene encoding zinc finger protein ZXDC isoform X1, which produces MEIQGLCAPQNLQSQHGGPRKSVPSLLRSTAAALSEIISTGTEDDGVQSDRNNNSRPRTSPFHLLVEHGSGATCSPLIRPQPVDRARFLSPCLDNMALNTKKEPEPRELLGSSGSVTIPWKNEESAIQMALSLFEGDDELVGQPNLAAVLREQCVDAAQGHYCLNGHGVATGVAGDSITSAVTKERLDVFNADGSQIRAKRRAEASVGSRGGRDETEPTRAAHEGSTEAGNCQSIFCYSLENQKPERQPRPKAEPGMVLWHDCASAANASRAGSQNTVEHVVVANNYSDKIRGHSSTQNSEGKVAGDLDQGVGLVTAMDSSDFFSTVSPGVPTSETFSGIITINNQNIIVTLENGVLTLAAPQEGCVHKEEDVLTIKEHLGMKHHEDIVLNYESRTKSIGKIGTLAVTTSGPQDEPRPGFSDSGSELVLVDGCSVSELGPSLDSGPIVKQEAAVLCAVTEGALVTPPTKVPITDCTTGDFPSIPLIRSKKETPATFSCQKPGCSCVFDTRQKLKVHLLNHAEDPRPYQCTVEGCGWAFATSYKLKRHLQSHDKQRPHTCQFEGCGRRFTTIYNLKAHIKVHEQDNTFVCEICSERFRSATRLANHQRVHFEPQRPHKCEFPGCEKSFITFSALFSHNRTHFRESGHYTCSYPGCGKIYDKGCRLKIHMRSHTGERPFICDYDGCGWSFTSMSKLLRHKRKHDDDRRFICTEEGCGKSFTRAEHLKGHSITHLGTKPFLCHADGCNARFSARSSLYIHSKKHRQDGSTLKTLCPMANCSKNFSSRSSLKSHIMKQHHVSPDALSQMETIPTLTPSSELISSSPATVVGASVATGDQLTNLDLNSLFSSVPGGSIPNSSVEVGIPPSGSTSNGTFTMDLSLVNSGILTIDSSSVSTALSSNSNATLSKAKDPLILASRGDMGPHHSLDRSVGDVLPQQHTINLDEVQTVTPEALGNLTALAMQDSGVSVDPSVQQPLSSTGGLHVEPTNSLVVAPVAELLTSSSKVIDVGGHGETGPLLGCVEVLGPGGKVLPQFVFPSHSNSFSPQKDQDLNVVPPSSFLYCANVAQESGGSARTDYRAIQLAKKKKQRGSSASSSGSSGSSQRKCKAARAPAVLSAIRYSEGSAAANGGLTLRDPITGAQYVQIQLLQDDSAGDGDLAFQLSSQPSSSHSQLTADLPVNILQEPAATAEDDGSDNSQFTGSTINLQDLE; this is translated from the exons ATGGAAATCCAGGGGCTTTGTGCTCCTCAAAACCTCCAGTCTCAACATGGCGGCCCCCGCAAATCCGTTCCTTCTCTGCTTCGATCCACGGCGGCTGCGTTATCTGAGATTATTTCTACAGGAACCGAAGACGACGGAGTACAGAGTGACcggaacaacaacagcaggcCGAGGACGTCGCCGTTTCACCTCCTGGTGGAACATGGCAGCGGGGCGACTTGTTCGCCTCTCATCAGACCACAGCCGGTCGATAGAGCCAGGTTCCTTTCCCCCTGCCTTGATAACATGGCGttaaacacaaagaaagaaccCGAGCCAAGAGAGTTGCTTGGTTCATCCGGCTCCGTCACAATTCCGTGGAAAAACGAGGAGTCGGCGATTCAAATGGCGCTGTCGCTGTTTGAGGGGGACGATGAGCTGGTGGGACAGCCGAACTTAGCCGCGGTGTTACGGGAGCAGTGTGTGGACGCCGCCCAGGGGCACTACTGTCTGAACGGCCACGGTGTTGCCACCGGGGTGGCAGGAGACTCCATTACAAGCGCAGTAACCAAGGAGCGGTTGGACGTTTTTAACGCTGACGGCAGCCAAATCCGAGCTAAACGCCGAGCAGAGGCTTCGGTGGGCAGCCGCGGCGGACGAGACGAGACGGAGCCAACGAGAGCGGCACATGAAGGCTCCACGGAAGCCGGAAACTGCCAGTCGATCTTTTGTTATTCTCTAGAGAACCAGAAGCCAGAGAGACAGCCCCGACCAAAGGCAGAACCCGGAATGGTTCTTTGGCACGACTGCGCTAGTGCGGCTAACGCTAGCCGGGCTGGGAGCCAGAACACTGTTGAACACGTCGTTGTTGCTAACAATTATAGCGACAAGATTCGCGGGCACAGTTCAACTCAGAACAGTGAGGGTAAGGTGGCCGGGGACCTGGACCAGGGCGTTGGCTTGGTTACAGCCATGGACAGCTCAGACTTCTTCTCAACAGTGTCTCCAGGTGTTCCAACCTCGGAAACCTTTTCTGGGATCATCACCATAAACAATCAGAACATCATAGTGACCCTAGAAAATGGTGTCCTGACCCTCGCTGCCCCCCAAGAAGGATGTGTCCATAAAGAGGAGGATGTGTTGACGATCAAAGAACACCTTGGCATGAAACACCATGAAGATATTGTTCTTAACTATGAAAGCAGGACTAAGTCCATCGGGAAAATTGGTACCCTGGCGGTGACCACTTCGGGCCCACAAGATGAGCCTCGACCTGGATTCTCAGACAGTGGCTCTGAGCTGGTTCTGGTGGACGGTTGCTCTGTGTCTGAGCTCGGTCCCTCTCTCGACTCTGGTCCCATTGTCAAGCAAGAGGCAGCGGTCCTTTGTGCTGTGACGGAAGGAGCTCTGGTCACTCCACCCACCAAAGTCCCTATTACAGACTGCACCACTGGGGATTTCCCATCCATACCACTGATCAGGTCCAAGAAAGAGACTCCTGCCACCTTTAGTTGCCAAAAACCAGGTTGTTCTTGTGTATTTGACACCCGTCAGAAACTAAAGGTTCACCTCCTGAACCATGCAGAGGATCCACGGCCTTACCAGTGCACTGTGGAGGGCTGTGGCTGGGCCTTCGCCACCTCTTACAAACTGAAGCGCCACCTCCAATCCCATGACAAGCAGCGACCGCACACCTGCCAGTTTGAAGGATGTGGCCGTCGCTTCACCACCATTTACAATTTAAAGGCTCACATCAAAGTCCACGAGCAGGACAACACCTTTGTCTGCGAGATCTGCAGCGAGAGGTTTCGCAGTGCCACTCGACTCGCCAATCACCAAAGAGTTCACTTTGAGCCTCAGAGACCCCACAAGTGTGAATTTCCAG GGTGTGAAAAATCCTTCATCACCTTTAGTGCCCTGTTCTCCCACAATCGTACCCACTTCAGGGAAAGTGGCCACTACACGTGCTCATACCCGGGCTGTGGGAAGATTTACGATAAGGGCTGTCGTCTGAAGATCCACATGAGGAGTCACACAG GAGAACGTCCGTTTATCTGCGACTATGACGGATGTGGCTGGTCCTTCACTAGTATGTCCAAACTGCTCCGACATAAACG aaAACACGATGACGATCGGCGTTTCATTTGCACAGAAGAGGGATGTGGCAAGTCCTTCACCCGGGCGGAGCACCTTAAGGGTCACAGCATCACCCACCTGGGGACAAAACCCTTCCTGTGTCACGCTGATG GCTGTAATGCAAGGTTTTCAGCTCGCAGCAGCCTTTACATTCACTCAAAGAAACACAGACAGGATGGCAGCACGCTGAAAACCCTATGTCCGATGGCCAACTGTTCCAAAAACTTCTCTTCCCGCAGCAGTCTGAAGAGCCACATCATGAAGCAGCACCATGTCAGTCCAG atGCTCTCAGCCAGATGGAGACCATTCCCACCTTAACTCCCAGCAGTGAGCTTATAAGTTCCTCCCCAGCAACGGTTGTTGGGGCCAGCGTTGCCACAGGTGACCAGTTGACAAACTTGGATCTGAACTCCCTTTTTTCATCAGTACCTGGAGGCTCCATCCCCAACAGCAGCGTTGAAGTGGGCATTCCTCCTAGTGGGAGCACATCTAATGGTACCTTCACCATGGACTTGTCCCTGGTCAACTCTGGCATTCTCACCATAGACTCTTCTTCTGTCAGCACCGCGCTCAGTTCCAACAGCAACGCCACACTGTCCAAAGCTAAAGATCCTCTCATCTTAGCCTCCAGAGGTGACATGGGCCCCCACCACAGTCTGGACAGAAGTGTGGGTGATGTCCTGCCCCAACAGCACACTATCAATTTGGATGAGGTGCAGACAGTCACCCCTGAGGCCCTGGGAAACCTCACAGCACTGGCGATGCAGGACTCGGGGGTGTCCGTAGACCCCAGTGTCCAGCAACCGCTGAGTTCCACGGGGGGTCTTCATGTGGAGCCCACCAACTCTCTAGTGGTGGCACCTGTAGCTGAGCTGCTAACCTCTTCCTCAAAGGTAATAGATGTGGGGGGCCATGGGGAGactggccccctgctgggctgtGTGGAGGTGCTGGGGCCTGGAGGAAAGGTTCTGCCACAGTTTGTGTTCCCCTCTCACAGCAACAGCTTCAGCCCCCAGAAAGACCAGGATCTCAATGTCGTGCCACCCAGCAGCTTCCTG TACTGTGCTAATGTTGCTCAGGAGAGTGGTGGATCTGCCCGGACTGACTACAGAGCCATCCAACTGgccaagaagaaaaagcagagaGGCTCATCAGCATCCTCCTCTG GTAGTTCAGGGTCCAGTCAAAGGAAGTGTAAAGCAGCAAGGGCGCCTGCGGTGCTCTCGGCCATCCGTTACAGTGAAGGATCTGCGGCAGCAAATGGCGGCCTGACTCTGCGTGACCCCATCACTGGGGCCCAGTATGTCCAGATCCAGTTGCTGCAG GACGATTCGGCTGGTGATGGAGACCTGGCGTTCCAGCTGAGCTCTCAGCCATCCAGCTCCCACTCTCAGCTGACAGCAGACCTGCCTGTCAACATTTTGCAG GAGCCTGCGGCGACGGCAGAAGATGATGGCTCTGATAATTCACAGTTTACAGGAAGCACAATCAATCTTCAGGACCTTGAGTGA